CGGGGATTAAGAATGTGGTTGCCATTGCACTTACATGGATTGGCTCCATTTAAAGCAGCCCTGGAGGAGAAGCTTTTACTTTGCAGGTATTTTTATGAAGAAATAGGCACTATGGGTTTTGAAACCGGGGCGTTTCCGGAGCTAACTGTGGCTATTTTCAGGATTCCTGAAGACAGCAGCAATACATTGAATGAGCAGCTTCTTAAAGAACTGCATAGAGATGGCAGAGTGTTCTTTTCCTCGACAACAATAGGTGGAAAATTATGGTTGCGCTGTGCGGTAGTAAGCTTCAGGACACACCTCCGGGAAATTGACGGAGCTTTAACCATGATCAGGGAAAATGCTTTGAAGGTAGCGGTACTTAATCATTGATTACTTTTTAATTCTGAACTCTGACAGGGCTCAAAGCCCTGTCAGAGTTCAGAATTAAAAAAAAGAAATTTAAACATATGCAACACAACAAAATATGCTCCACCTGCGGTACGCACTATACAGAGATACCGGCCGATGGCATCTGTACAATCTGTAAAGACGACCGGCAGTATCTGCCTGAAGGCGGACAAAAATGGACAACACCTGCTGAACTTGACAAACATCATGGTGTCAGGATATCAAAGGTAGGTGAGAACATATACGAGTTGGTGGTGATACCTAAATTTGCCATAAGCCAACGTGCATTGCTGGTGCTTTCGGCTGAGGGCAATATACTCTGGGACTGTGTTCCATTGCTCAACGAACCTGCGATTGAGTTCATCCGCTCAAAGGGAGGATTAAAAGCAATTGCTTTTTCTCATCCGCATTACTACAGCAACATGAATGACTGGGCAGCCGCTTTTGATTGCCCCGTTTATATCCATAGAAGCGATCAGCAATGGATAGTGAACCATGGACCGAATATCCGGCTATGGAGTGGGGAAGAAGAACATCTATGGGAAGGCATCAGGATCATCAATATTGGAGGGCATTTTCCAGGAAGCAGTATCCTCCATGTGCCGAATTTGTCTGCATTGGGTACTATATTCAGTGGTGATACCATACATCTTTCACCGAGTATGAGGCACTTATCAGTTATGTATAGCTATCCTAACCAAATACCACTGCCTCGTACAGAAATGAAGAGGATCAAAAAGCGTTTCGAAAATATTCAGTTCGATGCACTGTATGGTGTTTATGGTTACCAGAACCTGACGGTGGGTGCCCGGGAAGTATTGCATGAGTCATTGGAGCGGTATCTGGTTTAGTCCATTTAATGCTTATTTCTCCGGCCCGGACCAATTTGTTTGCCGGAGATTAATTTACTTGACTGCTTTTTTGTCCTGAACAATAAGCACTCCGCCGATAATCACCACTACTGCAACGGCCTCAATCCAGGTGGGAATCTGTCCCAGAACCACAATACCAATAATAACAGCAGTTGCCGGAAGTAGAGCTACAAATAGAGCGTAAGTAGCTCTCGATAGCTTCGTCATAGCCAGTTGGTCCAGCACATATGGAATAACGGAAGAAGATAACCCAACTCCGATACCTGCCAATAAGGCAACAGTATCGGTAAATGCGGGTATAGCTCCTCTGATTCCCAGTGGAGTAATTATGACGGCGGCAACGAGCATTGCAGCTCCTAAACGGTCAACGGGTTTGGTTTCAGAATCGGCCACGGCCAGCCGATGGGCAATAATTATGTAAACGGTAAAAAACATGGCACTTGCAAAGGCCCATAAAAAACCTTCAGGTTCACCATGTATGCGAACATCTGTTAGAAACCAAACTCCGGTAACAGTAAAAATAAGTGCAATAAAATTTCTCAAAGTCTTTGTGCCAATTAAAGCAAGGATCACCGGGCCTAAGAATTCAATGGCAGCTACAGTGCCTAATGGCAGGCTGTGAATAGCATAATAGAAGGAATAGTTCATTAAGGCAAAGGTGATGCCTAGCGTAATAATTAAGTGATTTACATGCCTGCTATTCTTTCTGAATACCCTCCATGGTCTTCTCCAGATAGCAAAGACAAGCGCCGCAGAGGCAATCCTTAGCCAGGCCACTCCATCGACTGATACTCTGGAAAAGAGCAAAACCGCAAAGGAGGGGCCCAGGTAATGGAAAATTGCAGAAGCTACAAAATATAGCTGAGGAGGAATGCGGTCACTTAAGTTTGCCCCTGTAATACCTCTTGATCTGAATGCAATTGATTTGAGTACTTTCATTTAGCTTTTTTTTGATTGTCTCTTTTTGCTTCGGTTAAAGGCATTTACTTTATGCCTGTTGCCACAATCTTCCATGGTACACCATCTTCTGCTTTTGTTTTTGCTCATATCCATATAGAGCCATTGGCAGGATGGGCACTTTTTTATTCTGCTCAGGTCATGCCGGGTAATAACCTCCAAAGCAGACCCAATCACGGTATGGTGTATTTTATCCAGAGGTGAAATATCGTTTCGCCATGCCCATTGATAGGAGGAACCTGAAGGTGCAAGTATCTGATAGTTGTAAATGGATTGGCCCGACACGCCCAGCCTTTGAAGGTCATCTGGCCGTACAGAGCCTTCCTGAACCAGATGGTTGAAGAGATTAAATAAAAACTCCCGTGTTTCTATCATTTTGTTCAAATGCCTTTCTCCATCTTCCCTCGACCCTTGCAATGTTTTAAGTAGCTCTTTCGCTTGTTCTTTTTCTAAAATATCAGTGATCTCTGCCCATTTGGTGAAATTTTCGAAAGAATCAAGCCATTCGTGAGGATGCTCTGTTTCTCGCCAGCTTACGGTGTTGGTAAAATCGAAGCATATCAGGCCTCCAATCAATTTATAATTTCCTTTATAATCTCCGGGGTTGAGCATAATTAACCTGTTAAAATTATTTTGATGGTTAAATTTAAGTAAATTTATTAACTGGTAAAAATTATTATACTGGTTAATTTTATAATATGAATTTGTTGAAGGGGTAATCTCTGGCTTAGATACTGTTTATAACTATAAATATAATTTGATAATTATAAATATAGTTATAAATTTGAGGTATGAACGAATTAACTAAAGCGGAAGAGCCTATTATGCAGGTACTTTGGAGCCTGGGGAAAGGTTATTTAAAGGACATTGTTGATGCATTGCCGGAACCTAAACCGGCGTATCCTACAGTATCAACCGTACTTCGGGTGATGGTGAAGAAGAAATTCATTGGTTACAACACCTATGGAAAGGTTCATGAATATTATCCGCTAATCAAAAAAGAAGATTACTTCAAAGCAAAGCTCAAAGGAATGCTGACCAGCTTCTTTGAAAACTCCTGGCAGGGTTTTGCTACTTTCTTTTCCAATACTGATATGTCCGTGGAAGAACTGGAGGCCATAAAGGCGGAAATTGATAAAGAGATCAAAAAGCAAAACCCATAAGTTATGGTATTTTATCTGATATTGGCGAGTACAGGCATGTTGGGTTTTTGGCTTT
This region of Fulvivirga ulvae genomic DNA includes:
- a CDS encoding MBL fold metallo-hydrolase gives rise to the protein MQHNKICSTCGTHYTEIPADGICTICKDDRQYLPEGGQKWTTPAELDKHHGVRISKVGENIYELVVIPKFAISQRALLVLSAEGNILWDCVPLLNEPAIEFIRSKGGLKAIAFSHPHYYSNMNDWAAAFDCPVYIHRSDQQWIVNHGPNIRLWSGEEEHLWEGIRIINIGGHFPGSSILHVPNLSALGTIFSGDTIHLSPSMRHLSVMYSYPNQIPLPRTEMKRIKKRFENIQFDALYGVYGYQNLTVGAREVLHESLERYLV
- a CDS encoding EamA family transporter, encoding MKVLKSIAFRSRGITGANLSDRIPPQLYFVASAIFHYLGPSFAVLLFSRVSVDGVAWLRIASAALVFAIWRRPWRVFRKNSRHVNHLIITLGITFALMNYSFYYAIHSLPLGTVAAIEFLGPVILALIGTKTLRNFIALIFTVTGVWFLTDVRIHGEPEGFLWAFASAMFFTVYIIIAHRLAVADSETKPVDRLGAAMLVAAVIITPLGIRGAIPAFTDTVALLAGIGVGLSSSVIPYVLDQLAMTKLSRATYALFVALLPATAVIIGIVVLGQIPTWIEAVAVVVIIGGVLIVQDKKAVK
- a CDS encoding CGNR zinc finger domain-containing protein; the protein is MLNPGDYKGNYKLIGGLICFDFTNTVSWRETEHPHEWLDSFENFTKWAEITDILEKEQAKELLKTLQGSREDGERHLNKMIETREFLFNLFNHLVQEGSVRPDDLQRLGVSGQSIYNYQILAPSGSSYQWAWRNDISPLDKIHHTVIGSALEVITRHDLSRIKKCPSCQWLYMDMSKNKSRRWCTMEDCGNRHKVNAFNRSKKRQSKKS
- a CDS encoding BlaI/MecI/CopY family transcriptional regulator; the encoded protein is MNELTKAEEPIMQVLWSLGKGYLKDIVDALPEPKPAYPTVSTVLRVMVKKKFIGYNTYGKVHEYYPLIKKEDYFKAKLKGMLTSFFENSWQGFATFFSNTDMSVEELEAIKAEIDKEIKKQNP